One genomic region from Amia ocellicauda isolate fAmiCal2 chromosome 4, fAmiCal2.hap1, whole genome shotgun sequence encodes:
- the LOC136748762 gene encoding aquaporin-4: MSFRALCGGQVMAACGGVWDRRFLAALGGEFVAVFLFMLISLGSTVSLDDGAVPSTHIALCFGFTVAVLVHSFGHICEACLNPAVVLAMVLTRKITIAKGFLYIVVQCLASFTGTAFVFLATRAEYRKAFGVTKVNTSITVGQALLIESTTTLLLVFALFASCDRNRTDARLPASLIIGLAVAAGHLFAVPLTGASMNPARSLGPSLLFCEWEHHWVYWVGPTMGAVAACFLYDFLLCPDPELKRRLKAPPHLVEKPEEKELFEVGVRVTPEDKDGIQSDSNISVA; the protein is encoded by the exons ATGTCTTTCAGAGCGCTGTGCGGTGGTCAGGTCATGGCAGCCTGTGGGGGTGTATGGGATCGGCGGTTCCTTGCAGCTCTGGGTGGGGAGTTTGTGGCCGTGTTCCTCTTCATGCTGATCAGTTTGGGTTCCACAGTGTCTCTGGATGACGGCGCGGTGCCCTCGACCCACATCGCCCTGTGTTTCGGGTTtactgtggctgtgctggtccatTCATTTGGACACATCTGCGAGGCCTGCCTCAACCCTGCCGTGGTGCTGGCCATGGTCCTCACCCGAAAGATCACCATCGCCAAAGGGTTCCTCTACATTGTCGTCCAGTGCTTGGCTTCCTTTACCGGGACGGCATTTGTGTTTCTAGCAACACGAGCAGAGTACAGAAAAGCTTTCGGAGTCACTAAG GTGAACACCAGCATCACCGTTGGCCAAGCTCTGCTCATTGAGAGCACTACCACCCTCCTCCTGGTCTTTGCACTCTTTGCCTCCTGCGATCGGAACAGGACAGACGCCCGACTCCCGGCTTCCCTGATCATTGGGCTGGCAGTGGCTGCGGGACACCTCTTTGCG GTGCCCTTGACTGGTGCCAGTATGAATCCTGCCAGGTCACTGGGGCCCAGCCTGCTGTTCTGTGAGTGGGAGCATCACTGG GTGTACTGGGTGGGACCCACTATGGGAGCGGTGGCTGCATGCTTCCTGTACGACTTCCTGTTGTGTCCCGACCCAGAGCTCAAGAGGCGACTCAAAGCACCCCCACACCTGGTGGAGAAGCCGGAGGAAAAGGAGCTGTTCGAAGTCGGGGTTAGAGTAACGCCGGAGGACAAGGATGGGATCCAAAGTGACTCGAACATTTCTGTTGCCTAG
- the znf341 gene encoding zinc finger protein 341 has protein sequence MAQAIFEALEGMDNQTVLAVQSLLDGQGGVTDPTNQNVSGTPTIQPMDDEDVFLCGKCKKQFNSLPAFMTHKREQCQANTPSLATVSLASSNTYTPVPSINSVPQTPSSRQQVSTYITVPQSPLTHTLVQGNVLVSDDVLMSAISAFTSMDQPMTAMQQPIQSNLSMHTGASYLQHPPPPPHPPPPSQPQPLSSQVQVTNSNSVVQVYSTLPPMAGNGSAEVQTLGLQQFQQVQVPSQCVESPAFTTPPVYSPGKQGLKTKTSSITTLSNRNPGELGDYNQTGKARCSKNTTNGQEGGLAKGKAQKLKCDFCEKTFTKNFDLQQHIRSHTGEKPFQCIVCGRAFAQKSNVKKHMQTHKVWPSGMGTTVSRLPITVKVIPMGGSEETAPPCEEEAHPGVPEERDSDPQTETDTCKSKTSGIAKSKQIVLIDSSYQCQFCASKFSTYFQLKSHMTQHKDEQVYKCVVKSCSLTFQKLDHFLEHIHTHQEQLTYRCHLCNKVYPSLFELGVHQYSHSFSPQQSPRKEPNFYRCLKCQSRYLTQEALEQHLQTASHNFPCPHCQKVFPCERYFRRHLPTHGMGGKFKCQTCKKFFKTEHYLKLHTRIHSGEKPYKCTVCDASFNRKDKVKRHMLIHEPFKKYKCPFRAHAGCTKEFNRPDKLKAHILSHSGIKPYKCQYCQKAFSRRAHMLEHQRSHTGNYRFRCPTCNKGFTRQKYYKDHKCPQAGGSEREGPDRGTKRRQSRSRKAGGGGRGAGLPDMEIGHDGKVTSPQPEEEEEEEEEEEEDEGLQEPQAVLSITVGEKRGRGDMEDEEEEEDNEGGTSEGMASTTDLTQLQTSTDVTLLTVPVFIETAD, from the exons ATGGCGCAGGCTATATTCGAGGCGCTGGAAG GCATGGACAACCAAACGGTTCTGGCTGTGCAATCACTGTTGGATGGACAGGGAGGAGTCACAGACCCAACCAATCAGAATGTGTCTGGAACACCTACAATACAGCCAATGG ATGATGAggatgtgtttctgtgtgggaaGTGCAAGAAGCAGTTCAACTCCCTGCCGGCCTTCATGACCCACAAGAGGGAGCAGTGCCAAGCCAACACCCCCTCCCTGGCCACTGTGTCACTGGCCTCCAGTAACACCTACACCCCTGTGCCCTCCATCAACTCAGTGCCACAGACCCCATCCAGCCGGCAG CAAGTATCCACCTACATCACCGTGCCTCAGTCTCCGCTCACTCACACGCTGGTCCAGGGGAATGTTTTAGTCAGTGACGACGTGCTGATGTCTGCAATCTCAGCTTTCACTTCCATGGACCAGCCAATGACCGCCATGCAACAACCCATTCAG AGCAATCTAAGCATGCACACGGGGGCATCGTATCTCCAGCACCCTCCgccacccccacacccccctcCGCCCAGCCAGCCGCAGCCCCTCTCCTCTCAGGTGCAGGTCACCAACAGCAACTCGGTGGTCCAGGTTTATAGCACACTGCCCCCTATGGCTGGGAATGGAAGTGCAGAGGTTCAAACACTGGGCTTACAGCAGTTTCAGCAAGTACAG GTGCCCAGTCAGTGTGTGGAGAGTCCGGCCTTCACCACACCGCCTGTGTACAGTCCTGGAAAGCAAGGATTGAAAACCAAAACCAGCAGCATCACCACACTGAGTAACAGGAACCCTGGGGAACTGGGCGACTACAACCAAACAGGCAAGGCCCGGTGCTCCAAAAACACCACCAATGGACAGGAAG GAGGCTTGGCGAAAGGAAAAGCCCAGAAGCTCAAGTGCGATTTTTGTGAGAAAACATTCACCAAGAATTTCGATCTACAGCAACACATCCGTAG TCACACGGGAGAAAAGCCCTTTCAGTGCATCGTGTGCGGCCGAGCCTTTGCGCAGAAGTCCAACGTCAAGAAGCACATGCAGACCCACAAGGTGTGGCCCTCAGGAATGGGCACCACGGTGTCCCGGCTGCCCATCACGGTCAAGGTCATCCCGATGGGTGGCAGCGAGGAGACGGCGCCGCCCTGCGAGGAGGAGGCCCACCCTG GAGTGCCGGAGGAGAGGGACAGTGATCCACAGACGGAGACCGACACCTGCAAATCCAAGACATCTGGAATCGCAAAGAGCAAGCAGATTGTCCTGATTGACAGCTCCTACCAGTGCCAGTTCTGTGCCAGCAAGTTCAGCACCTACTTCCAGCTCAAGTCACACATGACCCAACACAAAGACGAGCAG GTGTACAAGTGTGTGGTGAAGTCTTGCTCCCTGACCTTCCAGAAGCTGGACCACTTCCTGGAGCACATCCACACCCACCAGGAGCAGCTGACGTACCGCTGCCACCTCTGTAACAAAGTGTACCCCTCACTGTTCGAGCTGGGGGTCCACCAGTACTCCCACAGCTTCAGTCCCCAGCAGAGCCCCCGCAAGGAACCCAATTTCTACCG ATGCCTGAAGTGCCAGAGCAGGTATTTGACACAAGAAGCCTTGGAGCAGCACCTACAAACTGCATCGCACAACTTCCCCTGCCCGCACTGCCAGAAG GTGTTCCCCTGCGAAAGGTACTTCCGGCGACACCTCCCCACTCACGGCATGGGAGGCAAGTTCAAATGTCAGACCTGCAAGAAGTTCTTCAAGACCGAGCATTACCTCAAGCTGCACACGCGCATCCATTCTG GCGAGAAGCCCTACAAATGCACGGTTTGCGACGCCTCCTTCAACCGCAAAGACAAAGTGAAGAGGCACATGTTAATCCATGAACCCTTTAAGAAATACAAATGTCCCTTCAG GGCACATGCGGGATGTACAAAAGAGTTTAACCGACCAGACAAGCTGAAGGCTCACATACTATCCCACTCTG GCATCAAGCCCTACAAGTGCCAGTACTGCCAGAAGGCCTTCAGCCGCCGCGCTCACATGCTGGAGCACCAGCGGTCGCACACGGGCAACTACCGCTTCCGCTGCCCCACCTGCAACAAGGGCTTCACCCGGCAGAAATACTACAAGGACCACAAGTGCCCGCAGGCGGGGGGTAGCGAGAGGGAAGGCCCAGACAGAGGGACCAAGAGGAGGCAGTCTCGCTCCAGGAAGGCTGGGGGAGGCGGCAGGGGGGCAGGACTTCCTGACATGGAGATAGGACATGATGGAAAGGTGACAAGCCCCCagccggaggaggaggaagaggaagaggaggaggaagaggaagatgaGGGGCTGCAGGAACCTCAAGCTGTGCTGTCTATCACAGTGGGAGAGAAAAGAGGTAGAGGAGACATGGAggatgaagaagaagaggaggacaATGAGGGAGGGACTTCTGAAGGCATGGCGAGCACCACAGACCTGACGCAGCTCCAGACCAGCACTGACGTCACCCTGCTTACCGTGCCCGTCTTCATCGAGACTGCGGACTGA